DNA sequence from the Salminus brasiliensis chromosome 3, fSalBra1.hap2, whole genome shotgun sequence genome:
aataaataaacaaatcaatcaataaataaatataatcgAATAACACTACAGAATAGCATTATTTTTAatcaagaaataaacaaataacaacaacaataataaacacatcaataaataaataagtaataatcGGGTAACAATACTAAATAGCATTATTTTTAAGCAGCAAAATAAGGGGGCGAAAATCCGGCagaataataatactaaataaatgaatacataaaatactactactactaataataataataaaactcgGATAACAATACTGAATAGCATTATAAACAGTGTGAAAATAAGCACGGGTTCGTATTCTTTTAGACCCTAAATTACCACATTTATTTGCGCTCCGTGAACACACCCCATGTCGGCTGCGTGAACGCGCCCCCCTATATAAGCGCGCTCCCGCGGCACTCACTCTCTTCTTCGCTCATAGAGCTCGAAGTCTCTCCACCCCAACACACGAGGAAATAAGGTGGGGGCGACAACGGCAGACCTACCTCCTGGTTAAGCTTTTAGTGTGGTTTTACTCTTCTTCCTGTGCTTCGTTATTGAGCTGCGTTTGTCTGGAGGGTTTAAGCGCGATGGCTGTTGACTAGAGCTGCACACAGGTCTTTTAACTGACAGCTGGTGTAGAGAGGACCCTTGAACTTGGCTTTATGCTGGAGTTGTCCGTGCAACAATTAGAGTGGCATTTTGTTTTTAGGTGCAGCGCAAAGTTGAGAGATTTTTTAAGATCATGACCTGTAGAAGCTGCCTCGGTTATTTAAGCGCTTAAACGGCTCGTTCCCTTTGTTGCACTTGCATGAACTGCACAAAGCGGTCGTGTGTCGGAACTCGGAAGTGTGCGGTGCAGCGGCGTGTCTGCGGGAATTACGTGCCGTATTTACGTGTTAAATTACCCGCGATCAGGGATGACCAGTTTAACGTTAAGTCTGTTAGTTTTGACCGCATTTACTGGCACCTTTCCGTCCGCGTTGTGGGAACGCAGCAGGACTTTTTATGTCCGATCTCTGATCTACACAGAGTGTGGGTGCGTCTGTAAAATGGAGGCGATGGTTTGGAGATCAGCGGATTTCGCCTTTCCTCGCCGTTCTTGTCTTAATCCCCGGCTGCCTGCGCGAAGTCTGACCGTGCTGGATTTAAACCCATCATTTGTGTCGGGTTTATGACTCCTGTAATGGCTTTGGTTGTCTAACTCGGAGGGGTTTTGAGCTTGGTAATCCTCTTGGGCTGGGAAAGCTGCTAGAGGCCTAAGAGCATGTGGCACTAACATGGCGGAGTGAGTGCTGAGGTTTGCTGGTTTGACCTCCTGAAGCTCTCTTGGCTTCACTCCTGTTCACGTTACAGCTCAGGCAGAAAAGGTTCTGCTTAATATAGAGCTGAATGCATGGGCTGCAGATCTATGCATTCCCTCTGAGCGTATGGCTGCTTATATGCTGACTGTGCGGAGGGGACTACTTTCACCATCAGTAGGCAGAAGTGCTTTAGTGACCTGTTACTTTAGCAGCCTTTAATTCCTATAATGGTGATGAGCTTTTAATGCCCACTTTACTGATTTCATCAGAAAGTGTATTGGGGTTGAACTTGGCCTTACAATATGTGGTACAATAGGAGGCATTTTCTATCCATAACCCTCCCTGAGGCTCTTCACTTGAGTTGGGGGGTGCTTTGCTTTTCTAGAAGACCTAAGGTCCATGGACTGACAccctttctctttttaaatGTGCAGCTGTTCAATAAAACTCCTTGTTTGTCTCCACAGCACCATGGCTGCCAAAACAGAACGCACCTTCATCGCCATCAAACCCGACGGAGTTCAGAGGGGTCTTATTGGAGAGATCATCAAGCGCTTTGAGCAGAAGGGCTTCAGGCTAGTGGCCTTGAAGTTCCTCCAGGTGCGTCTTGAACCTGCCGCTTGTGCCCAGTTCCCCTCCCTTACTCCAGTCACTCTCTTCAGTGGGGTGCTCTGGCATTGACTGGGGAAACAGCAAACCctctgccacacacacatttactgtgGTTATTCAACAGTAGAGATCAAGTGGTGGAGTGGACAAGATGTGACTTCTGGCCTAAAAAGGGATTCTGAGGCCTGTGGTCCACTTAAGTCTACATTGGACTCTACTAAGTCTAAAGGTCTGTGTTGGGATGTGTTGTAAACTAAAGTAGTGCAGGGCAGGATAGTCAGATACTGACCAGGTCTTGCCTGATCAACTTGGGGACGTCTGAAAGATCAGTAATTGTAGCTTTGCTACGATGTTGCTGCAATGCTCTTCATCTGTAGCTTCAGGTTAGATGTGGCTTTAAATTAAGAGAACCCTTCAGCCAGAGGGATGAAATGAAGCTCTGTGCACAGTAAGTGGTGTGTACAGGGAAGGGGCAAAATTGCTTGATATGGATTTTAGCCTAATTTGAATAGGAAGTGCTAGGCTGTTgaatcaaatttatttatatagctcGTAACTGGAAGGAAGAGTCCAAAGGGGAagccccttaaaaaaaaaaacaggtggaAAAGGAACTGAGCTGGAGGTGGAAGGTCCTCAGATTTAAGAACAGGGAACTGGTGATGCTTTTAGATAGATCTATTGTAGTTTTGGTAATATTTTCTTGCTGAATCTTGAAGCCAAAGGAAGCCCATCAAAAAAGTGATTTTATTATGCACTCTATTGTACCGTCCATACATGGTCATTCAATCTTGAAAAGAAAAGCTGTGCTCTGATGATAAAGGCTAAAGATAACTGCAAGCATGAGCTGTGCTCCTGTGATTTCTGTTAAAGCAAACCGGGCTGGGGTCTCTTGGGAGGGTTTTTTAAGGAAACTGCAGTTCAGCTGACTGGGGCCCCACTAGAGTATGGGTGCAGTGTTCACACCTTTAATAATGAAGTAAGACCCAAGTGAGCTAGGAGTGGAGGCTGTCCTACAGTCTTGAGTACAGAACTATGGTCTGGAAGTAGGCTGTGGTTCTTGCAAAAGATTGGTTTGAAATGGTGTGGCTAATGGTGCATCTTCTGTCATTCTGGGTTCACTCCTCATGTGCACTAACAGCTGCTGTTCTTGCACTTTCCTGTGTCTTTTTCCTCAAACAGGCATCTGAAGAGCTGTTGAAAGAGCACTACATTGACCTGAAGGACAGGCCGTTCTACCCTGGACTTGTCAAGTACATGAGCTCCGGACCTGTTGCTGCCATGGTAACCACTCCCATAATTGTACCCAAAAGCTGTCTTGGCTAGCAGTGTAATTGAATCTAGTCAATATGCCTCTTCAGTGGGATTGTAAGTAATGTTTCCTGGGAGTCAGTATTTTGGGTGGAGTTTTCACTGACTAGATTCTGGGGTAGTGAATTTTCTGGGTTTGGAATAAGTATAGGGTGACTTTATAGATGCTGTGGTTTTTGGTTTGACTAACCGAACCCTGTTGGTTGTAGGTGTGGGAGGGACTGAATGTGGTGAAGACTGGCagagtgatgctgggtgagacCAACCCTGCAGACTCCAAACCTGGCACCATCAGAGGAGATCTCTGCATTGAAGTTGGCAGGTGAGTTCACATCTCCACcacagaggtcttcaaatctggacttTAGATCCAGTTTGGGTCCTGCAAAAGTGTACTGCAAAAAGATCTTGCACCAGTAGGGTTTCCCCAACTGTTGGAACACTATACAGGTGTGCTTAAATTTGCAtcaaaaaggagaagaaaaaagaatcTGCATAGGAATATGTGGGCAGCAGGGATTGGCTGTTCAGAGTTGGTAAATGGTTTTCCAGTGGCTATGTAGGGTCTGGTCTTTGAACTGTTCCAATGGAGCCAGGACCTCCAATCTGGGGCTGTAAGGTGGTGTAAAAGTGGTGTTGGTCATACCCACCAGTAATCAGAAATCACTTCCAGAGACTGGAGTCACATGttaagttgaatcaggtgtttgGGACCAGGAAAATTGTACTGATGGGTTTTAGTCCAGATTTGAGAACCAGAGGTGTAGAGGTGCTCATGATCAGATT
Encoded proteins:
- the LOC140551920 gene encoding nucleoside diphosphate kinase produces the protein MAAKTERTFIAIKPDGVQRGLIGEIIKRFEQKGFRLVALKFLQASEELLKEHYIDLKDRPFYPGLVKYMSSGPVAAMVWEGLNVVKTGRVMLGETNPADSKPGTIRGDLCIEVGRNIIHGSDSVDSANKEIGLWFKPEELVSFKSCAHDWIYE